CCATGTATTCTGGAGGAAACCATATATTCCCTGTTGGATCGACAGGACCTATAAAAGATGTTCCTTTTGGAGTTTTTTCGGCCATTCTTGCTGGATATGTTACAAATGTAGCACAAGCAGGACCCATAGGCATACTGATAGCATTAAATGGATTGGTTGTTCTAAAATGTATAAGACTTGCTAAATTTCTTATTTGCTCTCCTTTACCAAAGCATAATATGGATTTTACATCTACATCTTCTTCTATTTCATTATATCTTTGTATAATTACATATTTTCCTGGAGAAGTTATTTTACCAATGGATTCAAGGAATTCATCCACAATTGGAGGACTTGCTTTTAAATATTCTGCTTCTCCGCCTCTAAACTTTTTGTTTCCAGTAGATACAAAATATCTAATGAATTCCAGGGGTTTTGTAAATCCAAAATATGTCATTGAACCTGGGCAGCATCCTCTAAGTGTATCTTTTCCCATATATAAAGCAGGCGTTTTTTCATTTACTGCAGCGTTGAATATGGACTTTGCAACGCATGAATCAAAAGAACACATAGGTTCAGCTCCATCAGGGATGGTTTCTATACCATATACTGCTAAAGGATTTGTTTTTAATTTTCCAGCTTTTTTTAGGCTTTCTCCAATATCTTTTATTGACACATTTGAAATTTTTATCACCTCAAAAACTTTGTTTTTGGGTTCAGGAAATTCTGTGAATTTCCTTCAACCTGCTTCGTCATACCACTATTTATTTATAATATATCTACCAATATATCTTAAGTTATTTTCTTAAAGAAATTTGAATAAAATGTAAACTGATTAATATTAATATATATTTAGATTACTTTTCAAATGCTCTTACTTAAAACCTATTATTGATTAAAACAATTTTAACTTAGATATAGGTTAGATGAGTATATTTTGAAAAATGCCTTTTTTTAAAGAGGATATAAAAATGACAGGATTTAAGTTAGTTTCAAATTATAAGCCATTAGGGGACCAACCAAAAGCAATAAATTCTATTGTAAATGGACTAAATCAAAATTTAAAGCATCAGACATTGCTGGGCATAACTGGGTCTGGAAAAACATTTACTATGGCTAATGTAATCAATAAGGTGCAAAAGCCAACATTAATCATTTCCCATAATAAGACATTAGCTGCCCAGCTTTACGAAGAATTCAAAGAATTTTTCCCTGAAAATGCAGTAGAATACTTTGTAAGTTATTATGATTATTACCAGCCAGAAGCATATATTCCTCATTCAGATACGTATATTGACAAAGAGGCGAGTATTAATGAGGAAATAGACCAGATGAGGCACTCAGCAACTCAATCTCTACTTTCAAGAGATGATGTAATAGTTGTTTCAAGCGTATCCTGTATATATGGAATTGGATCTCCAGAAGATTACGGAGATCATCTTTTACATATAAAAATAGGCGAAACACATGAAAGAGAAGAAATATTATCCAAATTAATACATATCCAATATGAAAGAAATGATATAAAATTTACTCGGGGAAAATTCAGAGTAAGAGGAGATGTAATAGAGATATTTCCAGTTCACGGAGCATTACCTGTGAGAATAGAACTTTTTGGAGATGAAATAGATAAAATATCATATATAGATCATTTAAAAGGAGAAACAGTTAAAAAAATTGACCGTATAACCATATTTCCAGCAAAGCATTTTGTAATATCTAACCATAGAATGAATAAAGCATTAAAAGGTATTGAAGAAGAATTAGAAGATAGACTTGTTATTTTACGTGCGCAAAACAAATTAGTTGAAGCACAGCGTCTTGAGCAAAGAACACGATTTGATATGGAAATGCTTGAAGAAATGGGATACTGTCCAGGAGTAGAAAACTATTCTCTTTATTTAAGTGGTAGGAAATGGGGAAGCATACCCCACACACTAATAAATTATTTCCCAGATGATTTTATTACAATTATAGATGAATCACACGTTACAGTTCCCCAAATTGGAGGAATGTACGCTGGAGACCGTGCACGTAAAAATTCTCTTGTAGATTATGGATTCAGACTTCCATCAGCTCGAGAAAATCGTCCCCTTAATTTTGAAGAATTTGAAAGCCTAATGAATCAAGTAATATACGTATCTGCAACACCGGCCCAATATGAACTTAAAAAAAGCCAAAATCTTGTAGAGCAAATTATAAGACCAACAGGGCTTATTGATCCAGAAGTAATAGTTAAACCAGTTAAAGGACAAGTAGATCATCTTTTAGGTGAAGTACAAAGGAAAATTAAACAGAATCATAGAATTCTGGTTACTACATTAACCAAAAAGATGGCAGAAGATCTAACAGATTACTATGCTAAAATTGGGATTAAAGTAAGGTATCTCCACTCTGAAATAAGTACATTAGAACGTATTGAGATAATCGATGATTTAAGGCGTGGTGAATTTGACTGTCTTGTAGGTGTAAACCTTTTAAGGGAAGGATTAGACCTTCCAGAGGTTTCTTTAATTGGAATTCTTGATGCAGATAAAGAAGGGTTTCTCAGGTCTGAAACGTCACTTATTCAGACAATAGGAAGGGCAGCAAGAAATGTAGAAGGGCAAGTAATTTTATATGCTGATGAAATCACAAAATCAGTGGAATCAGCTGTTAATATAACAAATGAGAGAAGAAAAGTACAGATGGAATATAATAAACAGCATAATATTACACCTAAAACTGTGGTAAGGTCTATTAAGGAAAAAGAAAAAAGTGAAAAGAAATTATTAGAAAATATTGAAAACATTCCTAAAGATGAAATAGGACTTTTAATTAAAGATTTAAGGTATGAAATGAAAAAAGCAGCAGAAAAGCTTGATTTTGAAGAAGCTGCAAAAATAAGGGATCAAATCAACACTTTAAAAGGGGTTTCCAGTCAATGAATACCAAAAAGGATAATATAGTTATAAAAGGTGCAAAAGAGCATAATCTTAAAAATGTGGACATTACCATTCCTCGAGACAAGTTTATAGTCATTACAGGTATCAGTGGATCTGGTAAATCATCACTTGCATTTGACACCATTTATGCTGAAGGACAACGAAGATATGTTGAATCCCTTTCAGCATATGCAAGACAGTTTTTAGGGCAAATGAAAAAACCTGAAGTGGATTATATTGAAGGATTATCACCTGCAATCTCTATTGACCAAAAAACAACAAGATTAAATCCTCGATCAACCGTAGGAACAGTAACAGAAATATATGATTATTTAAGACTTTTTTATGCGAGGGTAGGTGTTCCACATTGTTATAATTGTGGGAAACCTATATCACAGCAAACATCTGGCCAAATAACAGATGCAATCTATAAAGAGGAAGAAGAAACTAAAATACAAGTCTTAGCTCCTGTTGTTAAAGACAGGAAAGGAGAGCATCATAAAGTATTTGAAGACCTCAAGAAAAAAGGTTTTGTAAGAGTAAGGGTAGATGGGGAAGTATTTAGTCTTGATGATGAGATTACACTTGATAAAAACAGGAAACATACAGTTGAAGTCGTTATAGATAGGTTAGTCATAAGATATGATGAAGACTTTAAAAGGAGACTTGCAGATTCAGTGGAAACGGCTCTTGAACTAGGAGAAGGTTTAATTGTAATTTTATATCAAAAAGAAGATGAATTAGAAGAAAAGGTTTTCAGCGAACACTTTGCATGTACAGATTGTGATATTAATTTTGAAGAAATAAGTCCTCGAACATTCTCATTCAACAGTCCCCATGGGGCTTGTCCAGAGTGTAATGGTCTTGGAAATAAAATGGAAATGGATACAGACCTTGTAGTCCCAAATAAATCTCTTACATTAAATGAAGGAGCAATTCTTCCATGGAGTAAATCCCAAAATAAAGAGAATTATTATCATCAAATGCTAAAAGCTATTGCAGACCATTATGGGTTCAGTATGGATGTTCCATTTGAAGATCTAATGGAAAACTATCAAAACATAATCCTTTATGGGTCTTCAGATAGAATAGACTTTAAATTCAGCAGAAAAAATAGAATGCACCATGTAAAAAGGAAATTTGAAGGCGTAATAAGTAGAATGGAACGTCTTTTCATGGACACCAAATCAAATTACATGAGAGGTTATATAGGACAATTCATGAGCGATAGAAAATGTCCAGCGTGTAAAGGGACAAGATTACGTCCAGAAAGTAGATCAGTTACTTTAGGTGGTAAATCCATATCTCAAGTGGCCGAAATGCCCATAAAAGAATCAAAAAAGTTTTTTGAAGAACTTGAACTTACTGAAATAGAATTATTTATAGCTAAAGAAATACTTAAAGAAATTAATGAACGTTTAAAGTTTTTAGCGAATGTAGGTCTTGATTATATAACTTTAGATAGATCATCTGGAACTCTTTCTGGAGGAGAAGCTCAAAGAATACGTCTTGCAACCCAAATAGGTTCAGGACTTGTAGGAGTATTATATATACTTGACGAGCCAAGCATAGGATTACATCAAAGAGATAATGCTAAACTCATAGAAACCCTAAAAAAGCTTCGTGACATTGGAAACACTCTTATAATTGTAGAACATGATGAAGAAACCATTCTTTCTGCGGATCATGTTATAGACATAGGGCCAGGGGCAGGTGAACATGGAGGAAGAGTTATAGCTGAAGGAACACCTCTTCAAATAATAGAAAACTCTGATTCTATTACAGGTAAATATTTATCAAAAAAAGAAGCTATAGAAATTCCAGAAGAACGTATAGCTCCTAATGGAAAATTTATAACAATAAAAGGTGCAAGACAAAATAATTTGAAAAATATAGATGTAAAAATTCCTATGGGAGTTTTCACATGTGTTACAGGAGTTTCAGGTTCTGGAAAAAGTACATTGATCAATGAAGTCCTATATAAAGGTCTTTATGGAGAATTTAACCGAAAACATGTAAATGCAGGAAAACATGATGAAATTTTAGGGACTGAAAATATAGATAAAGTCATTATAATCGATCAATCTCCAATAGGACGTACACCACGCTCTAACCCTGCAACATACACTGGAGTATTTACATACATACGAGAAATTTTCGCAGAAACAATAGCAGCTAAAAAAAGAGGTTATAAACCAGGTAGATTCAGTTTTAATGTTAAAGGCGGTAGATGTGATGCTTGTAGTGGTGATGGAATAATAAAAATTGAAATGCACTTTTTAGCAAATGTATATGTTCCATGTGAACTGTGTAAAGGAAAAAGATACAACAGAGAAACATTGGATGTTCGCTACAAAGGTAAAAACATCGCTGATGTGCTGGAT
This portion of the Methanobacterium sp. genome encodes:
- the uvrA gene encoding excinuclease ABC subunit UvrA, which encodes MNTKKDNIVIKGAKEHNLKNVDITIPRDKFIVITGISGSGKSSLAFDTIYAEGQRRYVESLSAYARQFLGQMKKPEVDYIEGLSPAISIDQKTTRLNPRSTVGTVTEIYDYLRLFYARVGVPHCYNCGKPISQQTSGQITDAIYKEEEETKIQVLAPVVKDRKGEHHKVFEDLKKKGFVRVRVDGEVFSLDDEITLDKNRKHTVEVVIDRLVIRYDEDFKRRLADSVETALELGEGLIVILYQKEDELEEKVFSEHFACTDCDINFEEISPRTFSFNSPHGACPECNGLGNKMEMDTDLVVPNKSLTLNEGAILPWSKSQNKENYYHQMLKAIADHYGFSMDVPFEDLMENYQNIILYGSSDRIDFKFSRKNRMHHVKRKFEGVISRMERLFMDTKSNYMRGYIGQFMSDRKCPACKGTRLRPESRSVTLGGKSISQVAEMPIKESKKFFEELELTEIELFIAKEILKEINERLKFLANVGLDYITLDRSSGTLSGGEAQRIRLATQIGSGLVGVLYILDEPSIGLHQRDNAKLIETLKKLRDIGNTLIIVEHDEETILSADHVIDIGPGAGEHGGRVIAEGTPLQIIENSDSITGKYLSKKEAIEIPEERIAPNGKFITIKGARQNNLKNIDVKIPMGVFTCVTGVSGSGKSTLINEVLYKGLYGEFNRKHVNAGKHDEILGTENIDKVIIIDQSPIGRTPRSNPATYTGVFTYIREIFAETIAAKKRGYKPGRFSFNVKGGRCDACSGDGIIKIEMHFLANVYVPCELCKGKRYNRETLDVRYKGKNIADVLDMTVEEALHFFRNIPRIQRKLKTLDDVGLSYIKLGQSATTLSGGEAQRIKLSKELSRQSTGKTLYILDEPTTGLHFADIKKLLKVLGRLRDSGNTVLVIEHNLDVIKTADYILDMGPEGGDDGGLVIAEGTPEEVVLTNSYTGQFLKDVLENKQLFPIEIGEDNVIEETSSNNK
- the uvrB gene encoding excinuclease ABC subunit UvrB translates to MTGFKLVSNYKPLGDQPKAINSIVNGLNQNLKHQTLLGITGSGKTFTMANVINKVQKPTLIISHNKTLAAQLYEEFKEFFPENAVEYFVSYYDYYQPEAYIPHSDTYIDKEASINEEIDQMRHSATQSLLSRDDVIVVSSVSCIYGIGSPEDYGDHLLHIKIGETHEREEILSKLIHIQYERNDIKFTRGKFRVRGDVIEIFPVHGALPVRIELFGDEIDKISYIDHLKGETVKKIDRITIFPAKHFVISNHRMNKALKGIEEELEDRLVILRAQNKLVEAQRLEQRTRFDMEMLEEMGYCPGVENYSLYLSGRKWGSIPHTLINYFPDDFITIIDESHVTVPQIGGMYAGDRARKNSLVDYGFRLPSARENRPLNFEEFESLMNQVIYVSATPAQYELKKSQNLVEQIIRPTGLIDPEVIVKPVKGQVDHLLGEVQRKIKQNHRILVTTLTKKMAEDLTDYYAKIGIKVRYLHSEISTLERIEIIDDLRRGEFDCLVGVNLLREGLDLPEVSLIGILDADKEGFLRSETSLIQTIGRAARNVEGQVILYADEITKSVESAVNITNERRKVQMEYNKQHNITPKTVVRSIKEKEKSEKKLLENIENIPKDEIGLLIKDLRYEMKKAAEKLDFEEAAKIRDQINTLKGVSSQ
- a CDS encoding DUF169 domain-containing protein produces the protein MIKISNVSIKDIGESLKKAGKLKTNPLAVYGIETIPDGAEPMCSFDSCVAKSIFNAAVNEKTPALYMGKDTLRGCCPGSMTYFGFTKPLEFIRYFVSTGNKKFRGGEAEYLKASPPIVDEFLESIGKITSPGKYVIIQRYNEIEEDVDVKSILCFGKGEQIRNLASLIHFRTTNPFNAISMPMGPACATFVTYPARMAEKTPKGTSFIGPVDPTGNIWFPPEYMAIGIPIDIAVKMHDDLEKSFVIKKPEVAYPQIRENIL